The genomic region CGCAGACGCAGGTGGGCACGGTGGTGGGCGGCGTGGGCCTCTTCGCCACCATCGGCGGGTCGCTGCTAGGCGGGGCGCTGGTGGGGAAGATGGGCATCAACCGCTCGCTGTGGATCGCCGGCGTGGCGCAGGGCCTGTCGCAGCTGGGCTACTACTGGCTGGCGCACGCCGGCCGCAGCGAGACGCTGATGATCGTGGCCGTGCTGGCCGAGAACATCGTGTACGGCCTGGTGACGGCGGTGTTCACGGCGTTCCTGATGAGCATATGCAGCAAGCGCTTCTCGGCCACGCAGTACGCGCTGCTCTCCAGCCTCATGGCCGTGAGCCGCGTGTGGGTGGTCGCCCCGGCCGGCTCGCTGGCCGAGCGCGTGGGCTGGCCCAGCTTCTTCATGATCGCGCTGGCCGCCAGCATCCCGGCGCTGCTGCTGCTGCCCTTCATCGCGCCCTGGAACCGCGAGGCCCCGGTCCTCTCCGCCGAGCACTCCGGCGAGGTGGAAGGCGGCGGCCCGGACGGCTTCGAAGACGATCCGGAAGATGCGCTGCGCCCGCCGCGGAGGTGATTCGACGGTAGATGTCGGACCGTTGATGTAGCGAAAGACGACGAATGGCCTGGAGACGCGAAGTCCCAGGCCGTTCCCCCGTCCATCACCGAACCGCACCATCGCCCCGGCCGCCGAAAGACCGCCCCCTCTCCCAGGCGGTTTTGGGAGAGGGGGCAGCGAGGAACGAGCAGGGGAGAGGGCCCGCCGCCCTCCCCCTGCGTGCGCCCCCCGCGAGCGTACGAACGGCGGGCCGTCTAACCGTCCAGCACCTCGCGGACCTTGCGCGCCAGCTCCTCGGGGCTGAACGGCTTCTGGAGGAAGTCGACGGCGGACTCGTGGACGCCCTGGCGCATCACCGCCTCGTCCGTGTAGCCGGACATGAACAGGAACCGGAGCCGCGGGCGGACGCGCTCCAGCACGCCTGCGAGCTGGCGGCCGCTCATTCGCGGCATCACCAGGTCGGTGACCACGATGTCGATCGCCTCGGGGTGCTCCCTCGCGATCCGCTCCGCCTCCTCGCCGTCGCGTGCCTCCAGCAGCGTGTAGCCGCGCGACCGGAGCACGCGGGCCGCCAGCCTCCGCACCGCGTCTTCGTCCTCCACCAGCAGCACCGTCTCGGCGCCGTCCGGAACGCGGGCCCGGTCCGTGGACGGCCTGGGCTGGGGTGGCGGCATGTCGGCGCGCGGCAGGTAGATGGTGAAGGTGGTGCCGCGGCCCAGCTCGCTGCTCACCTCCACGTGGCCGTCCGACTGCTTCAGGAAGCCGTAGACCATCGCGAGGCCCAGGCCCGTTCCCGCGCCCACCTCCTTGGTGGTGAAGAACGGCTCGAAGATCTGCGCCTGTGTCGGCTCGTCCATCCCGATGCCGGTGTCGCTCACGCAGACGCCCACGTAACGGCCCGGCGGAACGCCCGGCCCGTGGGCGGCGTCGCCGCCGTCCACCACGACGTCGCGGGTCTCGATGGTGAGGCGGCCCCCGTCCGGCATGGCGTCGCGCGCGTTGACCGCGAGGTTGATGATCGCCTGCTCGAACTGCCCCGGGTCGATCTCGGCCAGCCCCGGCGAGGCGCCCGTGACCAGCGCGACCTCTACGTCCTCGCCGATCAGCCGGCGCAGCAGCCGCAGCAGGTCGCGGAGCAGGCCGTTCAGGTTCACCACCCGCGGCTGCAGCACCTGCTTGCGGCTGAAGGCCAGCAGCTGGCGCGTGAGGGTGGCGGCGCGTTCGCCCGCCTGCCGGATCTCGGCGAGCAGCTCGCGGTCCGGGTGCTCGGGGCGCAGGCCGTCGAGCACCATCTGGCTGTAGCTGTTGATGACCGTGAGCAGGTTGTTGAAGTCGTGTGCCACGCCGCCCGCGAGCCGGCCCACCGCCTCCATCTTCTGCGCCTGGCGGAACTGCTCCTCCAGCGCCTTCAGCTCGGTCACGTCGCTGGAGATCCCCACCAGGCCGCTCACCCGTCCCTCGGCGTCGCGGTACACGCCCTTCGAGGCCACGTACGAGCGCTTCGTGCCGCCCGCGGTCACCGTCTCCTCGAACGTCTGCGACTCGCCCGAGGCCAGCACCTCCTCGTCGTGCTGCATCGCGGCGCGCGCGGCGTCGGGCACGAACAGCTCCCGGTCGCTCTTCCCGATCACCTCCGCCACGGTGCGGCCCAGCGCCCGCGCCCCGGCCGAGTTGATCATCAGGTAACGGCCCTGCAGGTCCTTCACGAACACCGCGTCGGAGGTCCCTTCCACCACGGCGTTGAGCAGGCTGTGGCTCTCGACCACGGCGCGGTTGGCGCGCTCGCGCTCGGTGATGTCGCGCACGACCGCCAGCAGGTAGTCGCGGTCCAGGCGCACGAAGGTGACGTTCACCTCCACCGGGAACTCGGAGCCGTCCTTGCGCCGGTGCAGGCTCTCGAACACGCGCGACCCCGTGCGCCGGATCTCGTCCACCACCGGCCTCCACGCACTGCCGGCCAGCCGCGGGTCGATGTCGCCCAGGTGCAGCTCCAGGTACTCGTCGCGGGTGTACCCGTGGGCGACGCACGCCTGCCGGTTCACGTCCAGGAAGCGCCCGGTCTGGGGGTCCACCACCTCTACGGTGTCGTTGGTGTGGTCGATGAGCGTGCGGAAAAGGGCCAGCGCCTCGCTGCTCCGCTTGCGGTCGGTAAGGTCCTGCATCACCCCGAACGCGCGGCGGGGGCGCCCAGCGGGGTCGCGGATCACCTCGCCGATGCTGTGGATGGTGCGCACGTCGCCGTCGGGCCGGACCACCCGGTACTCCACGTCGTAGTGGCCGTCGCCCTCCTGTGCCCGGGCGGTGGCGCGTGCCTGGATCTCGCGGTCGTCCGGGTGAATGCGCAGGCGGAAGTCGGCCATCGTCGGCGCCGTCTCGCCCGGACGGAGGCCCAGGATGCGGTAGGTCTCGTCGGACCAGGAGATGCGGTCGGCTTCCAGGTCGTTGTCCCAGTAGCCCACGTGGGCGATGCGCTCGGCCTCCTCGAGGCGGGCCTCGCTGTCGGCCAGCTCGCGCAGGGTGCGGAGCGAGGTGACGGCGTCGCCCAGCCGGCGGCCCACCTGCTGGAAGATCTCCTCGTCCAGGGCCGTCCAGGCGCGCGGGTGCGACGCCTGGCTAAGCCAGAAGAGGTAGGGCTGCTCGGTCCGGGGGTACACGGCCATCGCCAGCTTGGACCGGCTGCCCAGCGCGATCGACGCGGCGGGCAGCGGCCGTGCGCCGGGCGCGCCGAACTGCACCGGCACGTCGCCGGCCTCCCGCACGGTCCGGAGCATGTCCGCCATCCCGGGGTCCGTCCCGGCCGGGATCTCGCGGTCGCCCAGCTCGTGGAGCGGCGCCCGCGCGCGGTCTACGGTGATCGACCATGCGGCCGCGTCGGGGTCGCACGGATAGAGCAGCCCCGCCCGGTCGGTGCCGAAGATCGACACGGAGGCATCGAGGACGTCGCGCACCATCCCCTCCAGGTCGGCGGCGCCCTGGATGGCGCGGTTCACCCGGTCCATGCTCTCCAGCAGCCGGAGGCGGGCGCCGCGCTCCTCCTCGGCGCGGTGGCGCTCGGTCGCGTCGCGGCACACGGTGAGCACGTGCGCACCGCCGTGGTAGTCGATGATCGAGGCCCGCGTCTCGATCCACCGCCACAGACCCTCGCGGTCGTGCACCCGCCACGTCAGGCGCTCGTCCGCGCCGGCCAGCACTCGCTTCAGCCAGCACTGGCCGCGCTCCAGGTCGTCGGGGTGGGCGAACTCGAAGAGGGTGGTGGGAATGCGCCCGTAGAGGTCGAGCACCGACGGGCTGGCGTAGACGCTGTGCCCTTCGGTGTCGTGCAGCCGGATGAAGTCGCTCGAGCGCTCCGTGAGCAGCCGGTAGAAGGCTTCGCCCTCGCGTGCCGCCTCCTCGCGCTCCTTCAGCGCGGTGACGTCCACCGCCACCCCGCGGAGGGTGGCGGGTGCCCCGTCCGCCCTCGCGGCGCTCACCACGTCGTGCAGCCACACCGTGCGCCCGTCGGCGGCCCTGACGCGATAATCGGCGGCGAGCCCGCCCGGCTCCTGCCCGGCCCGCGAGAGGATGTCGCGCACCGGGGCGAGGTCGTCGGGGTGAACCACGCTCTCCCAGAACCCCGGCCTGAGCCACTCCTCCGCCGGATACCCCAGCAGGCGCGGCGCATTCGGGCTCACCCATGCGGTGCGGTGCCGCTCGGCGTCGGCCTCCCAGACGAGCGCGTCGGCATGCGTGATGAGCTGCTGGAGATGCACGGGTGCGGCTTCGTGTGGAATGGTTCGCGTCGGCGCCAAAGGGCCGTGTGATTCACCGCACGCTCCGTTCCTCCACGCCCCGGGGTGTTTCGTAGAACACACGTTTCACCGAGGGGCTGCGCGAACCGCGCCTCCCACCCGCATGCACCGTCACGCCCAGGAACTGCTGGCCGATGCGGAGACGCCACGATGTCGATCCGTCCGCCACCGAAGGCACAATCCTCCCAGCGTCGTGAAAGACCGCCCCCTCTCCCAGGCAGTCTTGGGAGTGGGGGCGGCGAGGCACGAGCGGGGGCGAGGGCTCCGGCTCACGCGCGTAGAACCTTGTTCCGTGTGAAGCTACGGCGCATACTGTCACCTCCCGGTGTCTCCTTCGCGGACACCGAGTGCTGCCAACGACATACGGAGGATGGACAGATGCGCCTCGACCTCGAAAGTCTGCGGGTCACCACGTTCGAGCCCGGCTCCGATCCGTTCGGGGCTCCCTTGCCGGGCGTCGAGCCCGCCGCCGGGAATGGAACGAGCGGGTTCTGCACCACGGAGCTCGGCTACTCGGACCGCGCCGCGACCTGCGACAGCGTCTGATACGAAATCCGGGAGAATCGGTGCAGCCGGCATCGCCCTGGCGGCTAAAGCCGCGGGCTACGACGGCACGAAGCCCACCGTCGTGGGCTGCTACCGATGGTCCGAATCGCTTCGGCGAGACTCCGTGAAGGCAAGCCGATCTACCCGGATTCCGTATGAGTCGCGATCCGATAGCGAAGGACGTCCAGCGAACCTGCGGGGCCGCTCTCCTTCCGGGAGCGGCCCCGTTCGTCTGCGCTCCTGGCGGCGCATCGGAGGGCCGGCGGCACGGAACGGATCGGACAGCGGCTGGAGGTGGATGGATCGGATGCAGGTCCGGACATCCTCGTCCGCATCTTCCGTCTGCCTGGCCGTGAACATCCAGCGTCACGCCGCCCGCAGCCTCGCGCGACCGCTCTCGCCGCGTTAGTCTCAACCCGTCCGCAAACGCACGATCCTACCCGCGTCTCCGTCTCCAGCCACGCATGCAGCGACAGGTCCGCGCCGTCCTCTGCCTCGCCGCGCTCGGGGCGTGCGCGTCTCCCGCGCGCCAGCCCGCGCCGGGCGCGCCTCAGCCGTCCGCAGGTGCGCCGGCGAGGCCGCGTGGCGAGATGCTTCCGCCCATCCAGCCGCGGCGCGGGCCGCTCGCCATCGACGTCGTCTACCCGGCGGAGGGCGACGCGCTGACGGCGAGCGACAGCAACTTCGTGTTCGGCAGCGTGGGGACGGGAGATGCGCGGCTCACCATAGGCGGCGTGCCGGTGGAGGTGGCGCCGAACGGCGCGTTCCTCGCCTTCGTGCCCGTGCCGCGCGACGGCGCGTACCGCGTGGAGGCCGAGGCGAACGGCCAGCGCGCATCCGCCGTGCGCCACGTGCGCCTCCCCGCCGCCGCGTGGACGGGCGAGGGCATCGCTCCCGGCGGCGTGAGCCCGCGCGGCGCGATGACGGTGGCGGCGGGAGAGCGGATCACGGTGCGCGTCCGCGGCTCGGCCGGCGCGCAGGTGGCGCTCGTGTTCGCGGACGGGCGGCGCATCCCCCTCGCGGAGCAGACATCTACCGAGCGGCCCGAAGGCTTCATGCGCGACCGCGCCCCGCCCGTGGCCTTCACCGAATACGTGGGCAGCTTCCCCGCGACCGAGCAGATGATCGCCGCGGCGGATCGCACCCTGCCCGCGCCTACGCTCGTTCCCGTCGATCCCGCCCGCGACGCACGCATCATGAGCGCGACGGTGGAGATGTGGGCCGGGCCGCGGCGGTACACGGCCCCGCTCGACCTGAACCTGGACGTGTTGGAGCGCGGCGAGGTGCGCGCGGGCGTCGCCGCCGGCTCGCGGTCCGACAGCGTCGTCTTCGGCCGGTCGATGCCGGGCTCGGGCACGCCGTACCACTGGTTCCTGCCCAACGGCACGCGGCTCACGCTCACCGGCGAGCGCGACGGCGCGTACCGCGTCCGCCTCGCGCAGGACCTGGACGTGTGGGTGGACGCGAAGGACGTTCGGCTGCTCCCCGCCGGCACGCCGCCGCCCGACGCGACGGTGGAGACGGTGCGTCTCGATCCGCAGCCCGGCTGGGTGGATCTGCGCCTCGCCACGTCCGCCCGCGTGCCCTTCCGCGTGGACGCGGACGACGCGTCGCTGCGCGTGGAGGTGTACGGCGCGCGCACGCGGACCAACTGGATGCAGTACGGCCCGCAGGACACCATGGTTCGGCGGATGGAGTGGGCGCAGCCGGCCACGGACCGCTTCACGGTGACGCTCGGCCTGGCGCGGGCGCCGTGGGGATGGCGGGCGTTCTGGGACCGCGACGGCAGCCTGGTCGTCCGCATCCGCCGCGCGCCGGAGGTGGACGCGCGCCAGCCGCTCCGCGGGCGCTACATCGCCGTGGACGCGGGGCACCCGCCCGGCGGCGCCATCGGCCCCACGCGGCTCACCGAGGCCGAGGTGAACCTGGCCGTCGCGCAGCGCCTCGCGCGGATGCTGCGGGACGCGGGCGCGCGCGTGCTGGAGACGCGGCCCACGCCCGCCGCGGTCGATCTCCAGCCGCGCACGCTCATGGCGGCGGATTCGAACGTGGACCTGCTCGTCTCCATCCACAACAACGCGTTCCCGGACGGGGTGAACCCGTTCACGAACGCGGGCACCACGGCGTTCTACAACGCGCCGCAGTCGCTCGCCCTGGCCCGCGCGCTCCAGCGCGAGCTGCTGGCGGAGCTGGGGCTGCGCGACCTGGGCATCGCGCACGCCGACCTGGCGCTCGTGCGCCCGACGTGGTTCCCCTCCACGCTCACCGAGACGATGTTCCTCATGGTGCCGCGCCAGGAGAACGCCCTCCGCGACCCCGCCGTCCAGGAGCGCATCGCCCGCGCGCACTTCCGCGCCATCGAGTCCTTCTTCCGCGACCACGCCACCGCGCCATGACGCTCGGGTGCGCCGCATCTTCCGACGAACGAAGCACCTACGCGGGCCGTCGGGAGATGCAGAGCTTTCGATTCGGCTGGGAGATGTCGCTCGTGGGATGCAGACAGTCGACGGGTCGGGAGATGTAGACCGGACAATCGGGCGGTTGATGTGGATCGGCGATGTGGATCGGGCGATGTGGATCGGATGAGGACGATGACGAGCGGGAGATGCGGAGCGGATCGGCGGACGAGAACCCACCACCTGGGATGAAGATGCACAGATGCCCGGCCGGTCCCCATCTCCGGCCCGCCGTTCGGACGCGGATCGGTCGCGTGACCGCCATCTCCCGATGCGCCGTGCTGGCCGTGTCGCTGCTCCTCGCCTCCGCGCCGCGGACGAGTGCGCAGGGGCCGCCGCCGGACGCGCACTGGACGACGGTGGACACGAAGCACTTCCACGTGCACTACTCGCGCGGGCTGGACTCGCTCGCCGCCCGCGCCGCAGTGCGCGCCGAGGTCGCATGGGAGCAGCTGGCCGAGGCGACCGTGAGCCCGCCGCGGGGGCGCATCGACCTCGTCGTCACCGACAACGTGGACTACTCCAACGGCTACGCCACGCCGCTGCCCACGAACCGCATCGTCATCTTCGCGCACCCTCCGGTGGACGATCCCGCGCTCAGCTACTTCGACGAGTGGATGCAGCTCGTCATCTCGCACGAGCTCACGCACATCTTCCACCTGGACTACGCGCGCGGGCCGTTCACCGCCATCCGCCGCGTTTTCGGGCGGGTGCCGTACGGCTTCCCCAACCTGTACAATCCCGGCTGGGTGACGGAGGGGCTCGCGACGTACAACGAGTCGCGCCTCACCCGCGCCGGCCGCGTGGAAGGCACCACGCACGAGATGGAGGTGCGCACCGCGGTGCTGGAGGACCGCTTCTTCTCCATCGACCGTGCGACGGGCAACCCCACGAGCTGGCCGGGACCGTCCGGGCGCTACGTGTACGGCTCGCTCTTCGTGGAGTGGCTGTCCGAGCGGTACGGGCCGGAGAAGGTGAACGACTTCATGCGCCGCACCGGCCGCACGCTGGTGCCGTACCTGCTGGACAACGCCGCGCGCCGGACGTTCGGCGTGTCGTTCACCACCGCGTGGAGCCAATGGCAGGCCGAGCTCCGGCAGAGGTACGCGCCGCTGGCCGACTCGCTCCGCCGCGCCGGCCTCACCGACGCCGAGGTGCTCACGCGCGCCGGCCAGTACGCCGACTTTCCGCGGTTCTCGCCAGACGGCGCCACCATTGCCTACGCCGCCAACACCGGCCGCAGCCAGAGCGCAACGCGTCTGCTCGGCGCAGGCGGCGGCGACCGCGCCCTCGCGCCGCGCAACAGCCTGGACGCCATGGCGTGGGCGCCCGGCGGCCGTTCGCTTGTGACGGCGGAGCTGGAGGCGCGCGACCGCTACCGCTACTTCTCCGACCTCTACCGCGTCGGCGTCGATGGTGACGTACGTCGCATCACCCGTGGCGCGCGCGTGGCCGAGCCGGACGTGTCGCCGGACGGGCGCCGCGCCGTCGCCATCCACAGCGGCGACGGTACGACGGAGCTGGTGACGGTGGACCTCGCCACGGGAGATGTGCGGCCGCTCGTGCCCGCCACGCTGAACGAGCACTGGGCCTACCCGCGCTGGTCGCCGGACGGGTCGCGCATCGCCGCCACGCGCTGGCGGCCGGGCGCCTATCTCGACATCGTCGTCCTCGACACCGCCGGGCGCGTGGTCCGCGAGGTGACGCACGACCGCGCGGTGGACAACAATCCCGCGTGGTCGCCAGACGGGCGGTATGTCCTCTTCTCGTCGGACCACAGCGGCATCAGCAACCTCTACGCGTACGATCTCCAGGCGGGCGAGCTCCGGCAGGTCACCAACGTCCTCACCGGCGCGTTCGAGCCGGACGTGTCGCCGGACGGCCGGTGGATCGCCTTCGCCGCCTACCACGCGGACGGGTTCCACATCGCCCGCATGCCGTTCGACCCGTCCTCATGGCGCGCCGCATCTCCCGTCCGCCCGGAGTACGCGGACAGCGTGCGGCCGGACGTGCCGCGCCCGGCCAGCGTGCCCGCCGCGGGCACGCCGCACCGCTACTCGCCGTGGCCGTCGCTGAAGCCTGCGAGCTGGTCGCCGTACGTCTCCAGCGAGTCCACGCTGGGCGTTGGGATCGGGGCGGCGACGGCGGGCAACGACGTCGTGAGCCGCCACGCCTACGCCGCCGACTTCCTCGTCCGCCCCCGCGGCGGGCGGACGGACGCGGACGCCGTCTACGTCTACTCCGGCCTGGGCAACCCCACGCTCTCGCTCTCGGCGTTCCAGGACTGGACCGTCCTGGTCGGCCCCGGCGTGCTCACGTCGGGCGACACCACTATCCAGAGCGCGCTGCTGGAGCGGGAGCGGTCGGTGTCCGCCACGGCGACCTTCGCGCGGCCGCGCTACCGCTCGTACACGTGGCTGAGCGCGGGCGCCAACCTGCGCCGCCTGCACCGCGCGTGGGAGCATCCGGACGATCCCACCACGCAGGCGCTCACCCTCCACACCGTGCCGTACGACGTGGGCGGCGTGGTGACCACCGGGTACAGCTCGGTGCGCAGCTACGCGTACTCCATCAGCCCGGAGAACGGGATGCTGGGCGCGCTGACGGCCCAGGCGCGACGCTTCACGTCGCCCTTCGCGGACCAGCCGGAGCCGACAGGCTACCTGCGCCTCACCGGCCGCGGCGAGGCGTTCCGGCCGCTGGCGCTGGGCGGCTTCGCGCGGCACGTGCTGGCGCTGCGCGTGGCCGGCGGCGGCGACATCGGGTCGCGCAGCCCGCTGCTGTCGGTGGGCGGCACGGGCGGGCTGGGCACGGGGCTGCCCATCGGCACGGGCTTCGATCTGGGCAAGTCGCTCCAGTACCCGGTGCGCGGGTACCCCGAGGGCGCCCAGCGCGGCGACCGCGCGGTGAGCGCCACCGCCGAGTACCGCTATCCCATCGCCCTGGTGGAGCGCGGCTACCGGATGATCCCGGCATTCCTCGACCGCCTGTGGGGCACCGCCTTCGCCGATGCGGGCACCGCGTGGTGCGTGGCCGAGTGCGACTCCACGCTGCCCACGTACGGCCGCACGGCGCGCCCCATCTACTCCCTGGGCGCCGAGCTGGGTGCGGACGCCGACATCTTCTTCGCCGGCGGCATCACCCTTCGCGGCGGCGTC from Longimicrobiaceae bacterium harbors:
- a CDS encoding PAS domain S-box protein, producing the protein MHLQQLITHADALVWEADAERHRTAWVSPNAPRLLGYPAEEWLRPGFWESVVHPDDLAPVRDILSRAGQEPGGLAADYRVRAADGRTVWLHDVVSAARADGAPATLRGVAVDVTALKEREEAAREGEAFYRLLTERSSDFIRLHDTEGHSVYASPSVLDLYGRIPTTLFEFAHPDDLERGQCWLKRVLAGADERLTWRVHDREGLWRWIETRASIIDYHGGAHVLTVCRDATERHRAEEERGARLRLLESMDRVNRAIQGAADLEGMVRDVLDASVSIFGTDRAGLLYPCDPDAAAWSITVDRARAPLHELGDREIPAGTDPGMADMLRTVREAGDVPVQFGAPGARPLPAASIALGSRSKLAMAVYPRTEQPYLFWLSQASHPRAWTALDEEIFQQVGRRLGDAVTSLRTLRELADSEARLEEAERIAHVGYWDNDLEADRISWSDETYRILGLRPGETAPTMADFRLRIHPDDREIQARATARAQEGDGHYDVEYRVVRPDGDVRTIHSIGEVIRDPAGRPRRAFGVMQDLTDRKRSSEALALFRTLIDHTNDTVEVVDPQTGRFLDVNRQACVAHGYTRDEYLELHLGDIDPRLAGSAWRPVVDEIRRTGSRVFESLHRRKDGSEFPVEVNVTFVRLDRDYLLAVVRDITERERANRAVVESHSLLNAVVEGTSDAVFVKDLQGRYLMINSAGARALGRTVAEVIGKSDRELFVPDAARAAMQHDEEVLASGESQTFEETVTAGGTKRSYVASKGVYRDAEGRVSGLVGISSDVTELKALEEQFRQAQKMEAVGRLAGGVAHDFNNLLTVINSYSQMVLDGLRPEHPDRELLAEIRQAGERAATLTRQLLAFSRKQVLQPRVVNLNGLLRDLLRLLRRLIGEDVEVALVTGASPGLAEIDPGQFEQAIINLAVNARDAMPDGGRLTIETRDVVVDGGDAAHGPGVPPGRYVGVCVSDTGIGMDEPTQAQIFEPFFTTKEVGAGTGLGLAMVYGFLKQSDGHVEVSSELGRGTTFTIYLPRADMPPPQPRPSTDRARVPDGAETVLLVEDEDAVRRLAARVLRSRGYTLLEARDGEEAERIAREHPEAIDIVVTDLVMPRMSGRQLAGVLERVRPRLRFLFMSGYTDEAVMRQGVHESAVDFLQKPFSPEELARKVREVLDG
- a CDS encoding N-acetylmuramoyl-L-alanine amidase, translated to MQRQVRAVLCLAALGACASPARQPAPGAPQPSAGAPARPRGEMLPPIQPRRGPLAIDVVYPAEGDALTASDSNFVFGSVGTGDARLTIGGVPVEVAPNGAFLAFVPVPRDGAYRVEAEANGQRASAVRHVRLPAAAWTGEGIAPGGVSPRGAMTVAAGERITVRVRGSAGAQVALVFADGRRIPLAEQTSTERPEGFMRDRAPPVAFTEYVGSFPATEQMIAAADRTLPAPTLVPVDPARDARIMSATVEMWAGPRRYTAPLDLNLDVLERGEVRAGVAAGSRSDSVVFGRSMPGSGTPYHWFLPNGTRLTLTGERDGAYRVRLAQDLDVWVDAKDVRLLPAGTPPPDATVETVRLDPQPGWVDLRLATSARVPFRVDADDASLRVEVYGARTRTNWMQYGPQDTMVRRMEWAQPATDRFTVTLGLARAPWGWRAFWDRDGSLVVRIRRAPEVDARQPLRGRYIAVDAGHPPGGAIGPTRLTEAEVNLAVAQRLARMLRDAGARVLETRPTPAAVDLQPRTLMAADSNVDLLVSIHNNAFPDGVNPFTNAGTTAFYNAPQSLALARALQRELLAELGLRDLGIAHADLALVRPTWFPSTLTETMFLMVPRQENALRDPAVQERIARAHFRAIESFFRDHATAP